One segment of Terriglobales bacterium DNA contains the following:
- a CDS encoding energy transducer TonB: MHRKSLVALIVGCFILCLPGNAQQKKTKPVEAPASPCVAENETVYRPDTNGVVAPEPIEMNEKHAPRLAKGYVRVEFLVGSQGKVCEVRILDASNPAAGQKMADYIQKYWTFKPGTFHGKPVPVRMTASFDESR; the protein is encoded by the coding sequence ATGCACAGAAAGTCACTCGTCGCACTGATAGTGGGCTGCTTCATCCTCTGTCTTCCTGGCAATGCCCAGCAGAAGAAAACCAAGCCTGTCGAGGCGCCGGCTTCGCCCTGTGTAGCAGAAAACGAGACGGTATATCGGCCGGACACTAACGGAGTTGTTGCGCCTGAGCCCATCGAGATGAACGAAAAACATGCGCCCAGGTTGGCCAAAGGTTATGTGAGGGTGGAATTTCTCGTAGGTTCTCAAGGCAAAGTGTGTGAAGTGCGTATTCTCGACGCCTCGAATCCCGCCGCCGGCCAGAAGATGGCCGACTACATTCAAAAATATTGGACATTCAAGCCTGGTACCTTCCATGGCAAGCCGGTACCAGTGAGGATGACCGCCAGTTTCGACGAATCCCGTTAG